In Prosthecochloris sp. GSB1, the following proteins share a genomic window:
- a CDS encoding glycosyltransferase: MKTVWGRKSMSGKSGRGQGRHVVHISTVHSAIDPRIRLKELRSAAEHGFVATLVTADSDAAELNDGVRIEIVRPSGAGRIGRMFWTAPRAVFRAFGLSADIYHIHDPELVPWGWLLLTKGVPVVYDIHEDYVTAIRQKSYLPGFVRTLFVAVVSVLERFATQPFHRVIAERYYQRRFPGALPILNYPFREMSMERASYAEGSRKVIYTGNVSIDRGAMELAALAAKRPDLEVLVIGRCAPLLAERMTGVADEKARLVLTGAGRYVPFGEIMAEYRKGGLLAGLALFPETEHYREKELTKFFEYMAVGLPVVASDFPVWRRLIADNGVGLCVRHGDVGEVGSALDWLRDNPRKAALMSERGRRLVRERFNWEGEGERLTGYYTKIMNG, encoded by the coding sequence ATGAAAACCGTATGGGGGAGGAAGAGCATGTCCGGTAAGAGCGGCAGAGGACAGGGCAGGCACGTCGTTCACATCAGTACGGTGCATTCCGCGATAGATCCGCGCATCCGTCTCAAGGAACTGCGCAGCGCGGCCGAACACGGGTTCGTTGCCACGCTCGTCACCGCCGATTCGGATGCGGCGGAACTGAACGACGGCGTCCGGATAGAGATCGTCCGGCCTTCGGGCGCGGGCCGGATCGGGAGGATGTTCTGGACGGCTCCGAGGGCCGTGTTCCGCGCTTTCGGCTTGTCGGCCGATATCTATCATATACACGATCCCGAACTTGTTCCCTGGGGGTGGCTGCTGCTGACGAAAGGCGTGCCGGTTGTCTACGATATTCACGAGGATTACGTGACCGCCATACGGCAGAAAAGCTACCTGCCCGGTTTTGTGAGAACATTGTTCGTGGCGGTTGTTTCGGTTCTCGAGCGTTTCGCGACGCAACCGTTTCATCGTGTCATCGCCGAGAGGTATTACCAGCGTCGTTTTCCGGGAGCTTTGCCGATTCTCAATTATCCGTTTCGCGAAATGTCGATGGAGCGGGCATCCTACGCGGAAGGCTCCCGAAAGGTTATCTATACAGGCAATGTAAGCATCGACAGGGGGGCGATGGAGCTTGCGGCGCTTGCCGCGAAGCGGCCGGACCTGGAGGTTTTGGTCATTGGCCGTTGCGCGCCCCTCCTGGCGGAAAGGATGACGGGCGTCGCGGATGAAAAGGCGCGGCTTGTCTTGACCGGCGCTGGGCGTTATGTTCCCTTCGGCGAGATCATGGCGGAATATCGAAAGGGAGGGCTGCTGGCGGGACTGGCGCTGTTTCCCGAAACCGAGCATTATCGCGAGAAGGAACTGACGAAGTTCTTCGAGTACATGGCCGTCGGTCTGCCGGTCGTGGCTTCCGATTTTCCGGTCTGGAGGCGTCTGATCGCCGATAACGGCGTGGGGCTGTGCGTCAGGCATGGAGATGTCGGCGAAGTCGGTTCCGCGCTCGACTGGCTGCGCGACAACCCTCGAAAAGCCGCCCTGATGTCGGAGAGGGGTAGACGCCTGGTCAGGGAACGTTTCAACTGGGAGGGAGAAGGTGAGCGGCTTACCGGATATTACACGAAAATAATGAACGGGTGA
- a CDS encoding glycosyltransferase family 4 protein, with protein MRIVYLHQYFNTPDMAGGTRSFEMARRLVSFGHEVHMITSWRAETREKGWFRTSEAGIDVHWFPVPYSNVLGYRDRVKAFMLYALKAAGVAAILPCDVVFATSTPLTIALPAVYAAKKQKVPMVFEVRDLWPEMPVAIGAISNPLVVGAAETLERFAYRHSRRIVALSPGMAEGVERTGYPAERISVIPNSCDIGLFSDRHAEAEGFRKQHPELGRRPIILYPGTLGKVNGVEYLARLAAETGKSRQDLCFVVIGEGAEWELVRGTAERSGALNRNFFMYRAMPKSRLIGAVAAATMVVSLFVDIPEMRVNSANKFFDGLAAGKPVAVNYEGWQADLLRETGAGIVLSGDAGKAASELAAFLADEGGVKAAGINAFALGMERFDRDRLARQLENVLHEACGEGASPDRNENRT; from the coding sequence ATGCGAATAGTCTATCTGCATCAATACTTCAATACGCCGGACATGGCCGGTGGCACGCGGTCGTTCGAGATGGCCAGAAGGCTGGTTTCGTTCGGTCACGAGGTGCACATGATCACATCGTGGAGGGCGGAGACGAGGGAGAAAGGATGGTTCAGGACAAGCGAGGCCGGAATAGACGTCCACTGGTTTCCGGTTCCCTATTCGAATGTTCTCGGATACCGGGACCGTGTAAAAGCGTTTATGCTTTACGCTCTCAAGGCGGCTGGCGTGGCGGCAATCCTGCCCTGCGACGTTGTTTTTGCTACAAGTACGCCGTTGACCATCGCCTTGCCGGCGGTATACGCCGCAAAAAAACAGAAAGTGCCGATGGTTTTCGAGGTTCGGGATCTCTGGCCGGAGATGCCAGTGGCAATCGGGGCGATCAGCAATCCTCTCGTCGTCGGGGCCGCAGAGACACTTGAACGCTTCGCCTATCGCCATTCCCGCAGGATTGTTGCGCTTTCTCCCGGCATGGCCGAAGGCGTGGAACGAACGGGGTATCCCGCGGAACGGATTTCAGTTATTCCCAACAGTTGCGATATCGGTCTTTTCAGCGACCGGCACGCCGAAGCCGAGGGCTTCAGGAAGCAGCATCCGGAACTTGGACGACGTCCGATCATTCTTTATCCCGGAACGCTGGGAAAGGTCAACGGTGTCGAATACCTTGCGAGGCTGGCGGCAGAGACGGGAAAAAGCCGACAGGACCTGTGTTTCGTGGTTATCGGAGAAGGCGCTGAGTGGGAACTGGTTCGCGGAACCGCGGAGCGATCAGGGGCATTGAACCGTAATTTCTTCATGTACAGGGCGATGCCGAAATCGCGATTGATCGGGGCGGTTGCCGCGGCGACCATGGTCGTTTCTCTTTTTGTTGACATTCCTGAGATGAGGGTGAATTCGGCCAACAAGTTTTTTGACGGTCTTGCCGCAGGGAAGCCCGTGGCAGTTAATTACGAGGGATGGCAGGCGGATCTTCTGCGAGAAACCGGCGCGGGCATCGTTCTGTCGGGGGACGCAGGAAAAGCCGCCAGCGAACTCGCGGCTTTTCTCGCCGATGAGGGGGGGGTGAAAGCCGCCGGCATCAACGCTTTCGCATTGGGAATGGAGCGGTTCGATCGCGACCGTCTGGCGAGACAACTCGAAAATGTGTTGCATGAGGCGTGCGGCGAGGGAGCTTCGCCTGACCGCAACGAAAACCGAACGTGA
- a CDS encoding sugar transferase has product MIKRSFDLLASLGALLLLSPLLLTLAAIIRVRLGSPVFFVQERPGFKGKPFRIVKFRSMTDACDSSGRLLPNRERLTPFGRFLRSTSLDELPELWNVLRGDMSMVGPRPLLMEYLDHFSAEEARRHEVRPGITGWAQVNGRNAISWEEKFALDVWYVDNRTFLLDMKILWLTCRRVLDREGISHEGTVTMPRFRGSGSRKPES; this is encoded by the coding sequence ATGATAAAGAGAAGTTTCGATTTGCTCGCCAGTCTGGGGGCGCTTCTTTTGTTGTCGCCTCTGTTGCTGACGCTCGCCGCGATAATCCGGGTCAGGCTCGGCAGTCCGGTTTTTTTCGTCCAGGAAAGACCGGGGTTCAAAGGCAAGCCCTTCAGGATTGTCAAGTTCAGATCGATGACCGATGCGTGTGACAGCAGTGGGAGGCTGTTGCCGAACAGGGAGCGGCTTACGCCGTTTGGCCGGTTTCTCCGTTCAACCAGCCTTGACGAGCTTCCGGAACTATGGAACGTGCTCAGGGGAGACATGAGTATGGTTGGTCCCCGACCGCTTCTGATGGAGTATCTCGATCACTTTTCAGCCGAGGAGGCTCGGCGTCACGAAGTCCGGCCCGGCATTACCGGCTGGGCGCAGGTGAACGGGCGCAACGCCATAAGCTGGGAGGAAAAGTTCGCCCTCGACGTCTGGTATGTCGACAATCGTACGTTTCTCCTGGATATGAAAATTCTCTGGCTGACATGCAGAAGAGTGCTCGACAGGGAAGGCATCAGCCACGAGGGGACCGTGACCATGCCGAGATTCCGCGGTTCAGGGAGTAGAAAACCGGAAAGCTGA